The sequence ggctactgctaagcagtgctggcacagcatcaaggctgtctctccaacattcctCCCTCACCCAGTAGGCTGGGGGCAGGCAAGATCTTGGGAgaggacatagccaggacagctggcccaaactgaccaaagggatattccatactgcATGATGTCtgatcagcaataaaagctaagggGTAGGGGTGGGGGCATTTGTTGTTATGatatttgtcttctgcttttggtTTATTAAACTActtttatcttgacccacaagttttgccatcttattttctcccccacccctggCATGCTGAAGAGGGGAATgatagagcggcttggtgggTGCCTGGTGTCCAGCTAAGGCCAACCCACCACAGAAGTTATGAGTTCAATCACATTTTGATTCTGTTTCTATGGAAGCCAAGAATGCTCTGAACAGCTATAGAATTTCTTGCTCAAATGttggttgtattttttaaaaaaaaacggTGGTAACAAAGTCATTAGTCAGGTAGCTTTTTCTCTCTGAGAAAAATCCTACTGTGTGTGCCATACTTGGATAAGCACACTTTCTGTGCTTTTCCCTTAAATATTGGAAATACTTGGATTTTATAAACACAGTTCTACAAGGAGCTGCTGTTCTGGCATCAAAAACCAGTCATTCAAATGCAGCTGCACACACATGAAATTTATTCACTTGTATGATGAGAAcattaaagggggaaaaaactgcaCCTCTAGGATATGTTTAACTATCtactgaaaactgaaacaaagtgTTATGTTTCAGCAAGGACAAATTCTCCAAGctaatctgtctttttttttttccttgaaggtcAGGATATGGAATCGCACCAAAGAGAAAGCGGTGAAGTTTGCTAATTCAGTTAATGGTCCAGTGCAGGTCTGCTCTTCTGCTCAGGAGGCAGTTACTGGAGCTGATGTGATTATAACGGTCACCATGGCAACAACACCAATTTTATTTGGAGACTGGGTAAAACCAGGTGCCCATATCAATGGTATGCTGTGTTCTCATCATTTAAAGGATACATTTATTATCACACTGTTTAGCATCAAAAACTGTTGAAAAGCAGTACTCGATGCTTCTCAGAATGAacgtgtttttgttgttttttttctggtttgacTTTTGCCCTCGAGTGAGGACCACTTTTCCCAGCTCTGTCTTCCTGATTGTCTGGAGCCAAAACTCCTGCATATTTCAGCACTGGATGCTTGTGAGAGCATGggatgtgcttttttcccctagtgGTGCATCATCTTTGCCACCATGTTGTCACTTGATGCTCACTTTGCCCTCTGTTTAAATAACCCGTACAAACATGTTATTTCCAAAGTGATTCCTGCTCATTGTCATGTTTCCCTTGTAGTTGTCATCTTCACCCAGTTTTGTAAGTTTCTCTATTTGTTCCTTTTTGGTCTGATCACACtgtgttattttgttgtttttttttcacttgagttTAAAAGATGCAATAACTGAGTTAAGACATTCATAATTTGACCTCTAATTATGGTGaggtttggggggcttttttttttttttgcctgccttgTAGTGATGTTACCACACTATTGTTTGGAGTCTCTGGACATGCccacatttgtttattttattaattgtggGCCTGGTTCAGACGACCTTGTGCACTTTCCAAATAGCATGGTAATAAGACAAAAGCGACTTGTCAAAGGGAACAATTTAAAGAAAGGTCCCACATTCCAGCGGCATCCTACCAATTTTTCAAACTCAATTTAGTCCTTTGTCATTTAATGTTGTTGTCTGTGTTATGTCACGGCATGGAAGGCAGAAGTACAACTAAAATCAATTAGGGTCTACAGTCACTGAGGCGACACACACACAAAGACCCCtctcctttctttgccttttttttccctccattgagGCATTTGTGCTGTTTGAAGAGGCATTCAGGCAACATGGAATTTATTATTCTGTAACAGTTGGAcacttttgaaaaacatttgaCTACAGTATAACTGGGGTTTTTTAGCTCATAACAAGTTCATAGTAGCCTTGCTGTATTTAGAAGTTGAGCTCattggtttgttttcagtttctccagGTAAAGGAAAATCCATAATCTGCTTAAGTTTTACTGCTTATAAGGTTACAAGGAAGTAATAGAAGGCTATAGGTTTAAAAATCCTAATTAGTAACACTGAATACTCTCTGCATGTGCAAGTCTTTGTTGCACAATACTTCGGTTCTTATCTGTTCAGGGTAATTGAGGGATTCttcaaatcttatttttctctaTGGACAAATAACAAACACAATGTGAATCAAATAAAAGGACTATAAAATTCAGGGAATTTGGTAATGATCTGATGAAAGACAAGGATAATGGACAAAGGGAGGTGACTTTCTTATGCATCAGCTACCCACAGTCTGCTGACAAGCATATTCTACTGACAAAGCAAATATTGAATGTTTTAGAGGAGCTGTATGGGATGTTAAttaagtctgtttaaaaaaataaaaagcaacaaaatcctATTAATTTGGCAGTTGCGGGAACAGGTTACTGTTTGTCTGCAGAAGAGTTGTAGTCTGTATAACCTTAAGATTATCTTCCTGGAGTTGTGTCACCAAATGATCAAAGTTTATTCTAATGGTGCTTCTGTAAGCAAAAAGAGTAATTATGTCACACATATTTATTGGTGTTGTTTTCAAAGCTGCTGGCAAAGGCTTGTTTTTTGTACCGATCCATAGTTATGCCTATCTTTACATTGCATAGATATGAAGGGCTAAGCAGTGCTGCTTCCCCTTCTCTGTCAGCATTATTTGGAAGGAGTAGTTTGACTAGTGTACCAAAGAGGTGGAAACAGTGCCAGCAAAGAATCTCACTTCTGCTTCCTGAAGAGTTGCTGTTTAATGCTTCAGCAGGCTGAAACGCAAAGGCCAATTGATTCCAGTTGTTCTGGCTGTGCTTATGGGAAATATAAGACTCTtgtcagcagcagcatctgcatgACTAGAGGTCAAGGATGCCGTACATTTTAATGAGCTGTAATTTGGCAGGTTGGACACAGTGTTGTCCTTCATTGACATCAGTGGGAATTCAGGAGGTTAGCACCTTACAGAAACAGGCCATATATATGTCAGTGTTACAGCGGAGGCCAGGTTGAGAGAAATCCAGGCTTTCTCCCAGTTGCTCAGGCacatcctgggttttttttgttgttttgttaatcAACATGTCTCCAGTGCTAACATCGGATTGTTTGTATATTACAGTTGCACAATAATGTCCATTGTTACTTCACACATGCCTTTTGGACAAAATgtggtttgaatttttttaaatgttcttcccAAGTTCATCAGTTTTGTTGTCTTAGCTGTTGGAGCAAGCAGACCAGACTGGAGAGAGCTGGATGATGAACTGATGAAGAATTCTGTTCTGTTTGTGGATTCCAGAGAGGCTGCTCTTACAGAATCAGGAGATGTTATATTATCAGGGGTAAGACTTCCTTAACTTATGGACTTTATTTTTGTGGCAATTGGCTTGCATTTGAAATGAGTTGGTACTGATGATGTGCTGCACTGAAGCCTTTTAGAACATCAAATGTAGTTGTTAGCACTTTCCAGGCAGAGGCTGAAAGATAAACTGGTTTCAAACTGAGACTTCTGTATGTCTATGCCAAAACCATGCAACCTCTTTATCAGCCATTACATGACACCATATTACAGTAGCAGGTTTTCATCATTGGCCTTCGTGAACAATAACAATGTATTGTTTTTGAAAGACCAACATTTCCTGCAACGTTTGGTACttgtgttaaatatttttcaaatctgtttATTAAAACCTGTCATTTTCTTCCCATAAGATTTCATTGTGATTAACACACAGAAGCCAAGCAGCCAGTCATCTGCAGAAATTTGACACAGGGAGTCTTTTAGGTTTAACGGAGtggtaatttttctcttttaatgtttGTTGCGGAACAAATATGGTTTCCACTTTTGAGTTTTAACATAAGAAGTCCAGATACGGTAAGGTGTGTGGAACCCCATGTGTTTTATTGGATATGTTACAAGCTATCCACTGCAACTTACTGACTGAGGAAGGTCTGACAGCTGTTGTTCTCTGAAAACCATCCCACTTCTCTGTTTCCTGTccattttttgtattatttttctgaataccGATCTGCTTCAACAGGGAAAGGAATCAGTTCTGGGACAGCAGAACTCAAGGAGTGAGTTCTTTTGAagtcatgcagaaaaaaagtttttctcttaACATATGTATGGATATTATGTTTttctataaatatgtatttgttttacaGGCAGAGATTTTTGCTGAGCTGGGAGAGGTAGTGAAGGGTACAAAACCAGCCCTGCCTGAGAAAACGACAGTGTTTAAATCACTGGGTAAGAACAACCCCTCCTGTGTACAAGTCTGAcagaaaacaatgccttgttatTTACTAGGTCCCCCATGCGTGGGAAAGCTGCTGATCATCTTCAAAACTGCTGTGGCAATGCACTGTCCAGAAGAAACTGGAATGTGAtttgcattttccctttttatttccctttttatttatgtAGCAGGACTGATGTAATGAAAAGTGATAGGGAAGCAAACAAATAATAGGAAGAAATATATTTCCCATTTCACAATTGTTCAACACAAGACTGCAGCGTTTATTAATACAGCTCCAACCCAAATGCCCTGCTGTTATGCCCCTGGAGTCTGTCTGACCTGCAAACAGTGTGGCAATATACTGTGGGGTTGGAGTTGATGTTTTGGGGGAAAGAGGTCTGAAAGGGCCAAGTTGCAATAAGAACACCGAAAATTAGATTCATACTGTTACATTAACTTCACATAGCACACCTAACAGTTACATGATAGCTATAAACTTTGAATGCAACACTGTAGGTGTTTGGGATGGGGGAATGATTCCTGTTCCTGTCCAGTTAGGTAATTTCCTGAGTCTTTATATTCCCTTCTGAAGCTAAATTATTTTGTACAGCTGAAGATCTGTTTGAAGGtgacttttaattctttttcaggGATGGCGGTTGAAGATACAGTAGCAGCAAAATTTGTTTATGACTCATGGTCAGCTGGTAACTAAAGAGAGAAGTCTACAATCACAACGAGGCCAAGAAAATTATTTGCGCTTAGCTTCTTTGGGTCTTTTGTTAACAAGAAAGGCACCAGTCCTATCTGAATGTGGCACTTCTAGAACATTCaagaatgaaaagtaaaatttcagcAATAGATTAATTTCTACAGTTTTCTAATGGCAAGTATTGGATACCTGCATTATTACTAATAAATCTGTCTCATCTAACAACAAGTATCAGAGGCTTGCAGTGATACtaacaagggttttttttacatattcTGCTATAGTTGTGGAATCAATGCCTTTCCTCCCTAATTATTTATATAATGGAAGTCTGtgggtagactttttttttttgagcgagGTAATTCATACTGGTATACAATATATCAGTTTGGAGAATGGTCTCTGGCGTCATATTTACCTGTGATGGTACTTTAAATGCAACTGTGGGTTTCAGTGCTACACTGACAGTAACCTAGTCTTCAGTCTCCTGGGAACACAGCCCACCCGTGACTCCTGGACATCCCTTCCCTTCCAACTCAGACTGGGATCTGGAGGTCACCATCCTTACTTTCACCCCCCACAATCCCCCTTCCCTGCCGTCAGACCCAATGGTTTTTCATTTAAGAGCACACTCCTGAGTGGGAGTTTATATGAATAATGATGCCTCCCATACAATtagatttttgtctgtttttgtagAAGACCTGGCTCAGGAAGACTTAAagtgcaaaaaaaatcaaagctaataTTATATACATCTTAACTGGGAGGAAACTATACTCAGTGCCTTCTTTATTACATTCCTGGGTGGGATATTGCCACTTTTGTATTGCAAGGAGTCACCCAAAATGTGAACACTAAAATGTGTTTTGATTTAGTTTATCTATATTCTGTGGGGAGATTTCATTATTTATCTATGTGTTTGTAAGTCCCTTTTGTAAACTGCTTTGAAGGTTGCAACAGTGCAGACTGATTTCAGTAGGATAAACTTAAAGTATGCAGGCAAATATTTTCACCTTAGCTGTACTATGCATCAGTTGGTAATTGTTCTTTTATCCCAGTGGGTTTTTGTTGGGGCAGGAATTTCCATGATCCTTTCTTGGCAGAGGAACCCAGTGATGCTCTACATAAGGAAGAGTTCCAGTTTTGTGCTGTTATGCAACTGCCTTACAAAAGCTTGAGCATCTGCTGAAAAGTAGCTATTGCCCTGGAAACAAATTCCTGTCTCAGGCTGGAGTTGTGCcttgtgaaattttatttttacttacgTATTAATTCATGCAGGTTATTAAGTGTTTCTTCACTTGGAAGGATTAGATGACATGATCATTCTATATTGATGCCAGAAGAATACAGTAGAGCAACAGGAAGGAGGTTCAGAAGCAGTTAGTGTTAAAGCCCTTGATGGTGCATAAGTAAGTATAGAAGAGGTTAATGAGTACAGTGCAGGTATGGCGTAAATAATACTCCAAGTTATAAGCCTTGTGTAATCTAGTTGGAAAATGTAGTAAGTGGCAGAGTTTGTAATTTGCAGAGTTTTAGTATGGAAGACTACCAGACCAGTAAGTGAATAGGGCCAAAGGATGTGTTTGTGTGGGTAGACATCTAACTCCATTGACCTTGTTTGTATCAgcagaaacaataacagaaatttCACTGtaagcttttgtgtttttttttaattgtagcaAAATCACCCTtctatttttacttgtttttttcttctgtgtcacttCTGAAGCATACAGAAATGTATGTGTTGACTTAGCCTGTTACTTCAGCAATGGAGAATTCCACTAGTGTGAGACAAAGGTGACAGCCATCTATGTTCCGTAATTCAAGAGCTATATGGAAACTTGCACTTACAATTTATGACAATATTATCCCAGTTCTGTGCCTGTGCAAAAGAAGGTTTGTAATTTGAAGTGAGACATAGTATTTGGGAAGAAGACAAATACAGTTTTTCACATGGTTCAAATACAATTTTCACATGTACTCTTCTACAGACTGTGCACTTTAAAAGTATATGGAACTAGTCCAAAAACCTGATTCTGAAAACCCACAGTGTTCTCAACTTTCACTGGCAATAGGAGGTTCTGGGAGCCTGTCCTCAGCATTGTACCTCTGAATTCATGAAGAGGATTCAATTCAATTACAATGAGAGTTGCTTGggtgccatcttttttttttttttttgaggggaaataATAACCTTAATTTCCATGTTTCCTTCTTGTACAAATCAGTCTCAAGGAATTGTAtaacttgcatttattttaaaattaaatagataCTGCTGTCTGTCTTTCACTTTGTTGTCCATTACttttgttttgggtggggtttttcttgaagatgaggaagaaagtATTCAAGTTGTTGCAGTGACTATCAGCAAATGTGACCACTGAACGTAAAGGGGAAAGTAAATTGGGACTGCTTTGCTCCACCGTGATACTCAGTTTTGCAGTCATTATCCCATACTGCACATCCCTTCCTCGTGATGTCTGTTCAGTGTATCAAATCCTTAAGGAAAGAGAATCTTGTACCTGGTAGGACTGTGATCGTGTGAGATCTCATGACTTTATGATTTGTGTTCAGATTGGGCTGTAAGATTGAAACTGCACTGTACAAACGTTACAAAGGAGTCAGATCTGGGATTCACTAATTTAAATACTTTGAATTATAAAAGAAACCGAAGAGGTTGGTgcaaaaatttggaaaacagcaaAGCACATAagtggtgaggaaaaaaaaaagaaaagaaatgtgagtgttcctttttattattttttttctcccaattttTCTACATGGCTACTTCATACCCAAGGCCCATTTCCAGGACCACCCTGCAAGAAAAAGACTATCACTATTGCactggtttttggttgtttttttttaatttatttaatttaaaagggggtgtgtatatataatctttttttttttttttttcggttaaTTAAAAGTAAGTGGCATGTGCAGCCCTCTGGGGCTTCTTATTCAGTCTCAGGATGCAGTTCCCTTCCCCAAGGACAAGGAACTCCTTCCCATGGATCTTGTGCCGTATCTGCTGGCTCCATAGAGTTCCTGTGGATACTTTAGGACATGCCGGATGTTTGTGACAACCGAGTCAATCAGTTTATGTGCAGGTGGTCTGTGCCGTTACCTCTGGttctcagaggctgcagcagtCAGGCAGGTTTACAGATGAGCATGTGAAGGTAGATTTTCAGTGTAACGCAGAGATAGTTGGGGCCTATCATGGGACTGCTGAAGCTGTTCTGTGATAGTGGCAGTTATTGGACAGGTCCTCTGTGGGTGACACCACTCGCTGATGTTTTGGTGGTGTGTTGTGGGCAGGTCACAAGCATTTGGACAGGTAAAGAACCAGCAAATACATCGGTTATGTGACTGGGAATGATAGGATTTGACCCTTCAAAATCCACTCATTGTATGCCTTCAAATATGTAAGATTCatcatttccttcttgctttGTTAGATGTGTGACTTTCTTagctaaaatgaaaacaacacaGCAGGCTAATAATATGGAGTTTGGGGGCATACTGTCTGATTTAATTACTGTGCTAAGCACAGCAGTCATTTAAGGTTGCACAGAACAGGACTCTGATGTGACTGCTTGATAGAAGAAAATATCAACCTGCTGAAGTACAAGAATCCAAGGAGGAAAGAATGCAGTATAAAGTCCAGGCAAGAAAAGGAATTATAATATGCAAATCAAAGTAATAAGAAGAAGATGTGGAAAGAAGGAAGCATGGAAAAATAGATTATTAACTAGGATTAGTGTCCACAAATGCAGTATACCCCTAAGGGAAAAATGAGAGCTGACTAATGGAAAGCTATAAAAAGAGATGTAAAGATAAAAGTCTTGCTGCTAATTGTACTTCTAAAATCTGAGATCTTAGGCAGAGCAAGACTGCTACAAGCACCTTATTAGATTCACAAAACTCAACAGGAGTGATTAATTCATATCAGATAGTGCTGTCTTCCCAAGGGAACAGGCCTGAGAGAGATGAAGGGAACCGTGCTGTGAATGCCTCCAGATAGACTGTGAAGAACAGGAGCTTCCACAGAAGCAcagtctcattttctttctcttttcatgaGCTGGGTGTGTGTGTTACATGCAATTTTCAGGCTGAGGCTGACAATGACCAACAGAAAACGCTGGGTGGTGAGAGTCCTGGTTTCTGGGACTTGACACGGCAAATGTGCACCCTATAGGAACCAAGCTGAGGATATATCAAGACAGaccaaaaatgctgaaaataatatCTCAGCTTCTTTTAGTTAAAAGTATTGCCGTCCTGATGCCATTTAGGACATGATGGGTGCTGGCAACTGGGTCCAGTCTAATGGGACAAGAGAAAAGAATATACAATACACCGAAATCTCGTGGCAAGAtacttcatatatttttaaattaacatcaATACAGTAGCAAAACACTTTACTGACAAGAACAAGAAACTTGCTGTAAATTAGTCTTATTTGCACTCATTCGGAGGCTATCAGAGTCAAGCCATAGCTGAAATCAAGATTCAGATACTATTTCTAACGTATCATCAGTACTAGGAAGGGCAGTTTGTAGCAATCtaacaaaagcaaaaggagaaaactcAAAGCTCTCAAGTTTTGGGAATGCTCTTTGCATTGTGGTTttggagaagaagggaagggctTTGTTAAGGAATGTAGT is a genomic window of Rissa tridactyla isolate bRisTri1 chromosome 8, bRisTri1.patW.cur.20221130, whole genome shotgun sequence containing:
- the CRYM gene encoding ketimine reductase mu-crystallin isoform X2, whose amino-acid sequence is MGSTPPVFIGAEEVEKHLHRASLLLPALEAALANFSAGAAGGVVQPVRTVVPVHRHGGFLGVMPAYSAADDALTTKLVTFYEHKKDSSVPSHQATVLLFDPRNGSLKAVLDGSVITAKRTAAVSAIATKVRIWNRTKEKAVKFANSVNGPVQVCSSAQEAVTGADVIITVTMATTPILFGDWVKPGAHINAVGASRPDWRELDDELMKNSVLFVDSREAALTESGDVILSGAEIFAELGEVVKGTKPALPEKTTVFKSLGMAVEDTVAAKFVYDSWSAGN